In Dioscorea cayenensis subsp. rotundata cultivar TDr96_F1 chromosome 11, TDr96_F1_v2_PseudoChromosome.rev07_lg8_w22 25.fasta, whole genome shotgun sequence, a single genomic region encodes these proteins:
- the LOC120272078 gene encoding acetyl-coenzyme A carboxylase carboxyl transferase subunit alpha, chloroplastic-like, protein MNSFSPSMVGGGERCGFVSGSQILLKKNFLGSALPFALNKGTYSPWLKQLEWSRYRSGHRLAVYARIKKGQKHEYPWPDDIDPNMKSGHLSYLSHFKPLTEKPKPVTLAFEKPLVDLEKKIVDVRKMAEETGLDFSEQINLLENKYQQALKDLYTHLTPIQRLNIARHPNRPTFLDHVLNITEKWVELHGDRAGYDDPAIVTGIGSIDGKSYLFIGHQKGRNTKENIQRNFAMPTPHGYRKALRMMRYADHHGFPIITFIDTPGAFADLKSEELGQGEAIAHNLREMFGLKVPIITIVIGEGGSGGALAIGCANKLFMLENAVFYVASPEACAAILWKSSQAAPKAAEKLKITATELCRFKIADGIIPEPLGGAHIDPTWTSQQIKVMISKAMEELAQMDTDALLSHRHLKFRALGGFLEGADVEPEKKRNMKKKEANVSKLTADLELEIDNLKRAANEAKGQSSGPVITKEAIEKLRLDVDKEITNAFISMGLQEKLETLKMELSKVQSKSESPALNPALKDKADKLFQEFKLNLSRPGSFLSLKQKLEKLAEVNKLVEQREKAEKLRKEINEKLGGRVKERMEILKMAREKVAKGEKLSEDLIKEVDKVKEELQEMLKSVNLEVIGSSKKKAPSAPPGLEEKLEKADEVIKMEIDKAVELGGLKVKLEELKAEVAQGSNKEKINELSKEIREQIAAVVDPAELKKKIESVTGLSQPEATDTLPRQAGIVAD, encoded by the exons ATgaattctttttctccatcaatGGTTGGGGGAGGAGAGAGATGTGGTTTTGTCTCTGGATCCCAAATTCTTTTGAAGAAAAACTTTCTTGGTTCTGCACTGCCATTTGCTCTAAATAAAGGGACTTACAGTCCTTGGTTGAAGCAGCTGGAATGGTCTAGGTATAGAAGTGGACACAGACTTGCTGTGTATGCAAGAATCAAAAAGGGTCAGAAACATGAGTATCCATGGCCGGATGATATTGATCCGAATATGAAAAGTGGGCACTTGAGTTATTTATCTCATTTCAAGCCTCTTACGGAAAAGCCGAAGCCTGTCACCCTTGCTTTCGAGAAGCCATTGGTTGACTTAGAGAAGAAAATTGTCGAT GTGCGCAAAATGGCTGAGGAAACTGGTCTGGATTTCAGTGAGCAAATTAATTTATTGGAAAACAAGTATCAACAG GCTCTAAAAGATTTGTACACCCATTTAACTCCTATTCAACGTTTGAATATTGCTCGACATCCGAACAGGCCAACATTTCTTGATCATGTTTTGAATATCACTGAGAAG TGGGTCGAGCTGCATGGAGACCGTGCTGGTTATGATGATCCAGCCATTGTTACTGGCATTGGGAGCATAGATGGCAAGTCATACCTTTTTATAGGCCATCAGAAAGGAAGAAACACCAAAGAAAACATTCAAAGAAATTTTGCAATGCCTACGCCCCATGG CTACCGAAAGGCTTTGCGCATGATGAGATATGCTGACCACCATGGCTTTCCTATTATCACATTTATTGACACACCTGGTGCATTCGCTGATCTCAAATCTGAAGAGCTTGGCCAA GGGGAGGCAATTGCTCACAATTTAAGGGAAATGTTCGGCCTTAAGGTTCCAATAATCACAATTGTTATTGGTGAGGGTGGTTCTGGTGGGGCTCTTGCAATTGGTTGCGCAAACAAGTTGTTTATGTTGGAGAATGCTGTATTTTATGTTGCAAG TCCGGAAGCATGTGCTGCAATTTTGTGGAAGTCTTCCCAAGCAGCTCCTAAG GCAGCAGAGAAACTAAAAATCACAGCTACAGAACTATGCAGGTTCAAAATTGCTGATGGAATCATTCCT GAACCTTTAGGTGGTGCTCATATTGACCCCACTTGGACTTCACAACAGATCAAAGTGATGATTTCAAAGGCAATGGAG GAACTTGCACAAATGGATACTGATGCTCTACTCAGTCATCGACATCTTAAATTTCGTGCACTCGGGGGCTTCCTTGAAGGTGCTGATGTAGAGCCAGAGAAAAAACGtaacatgaagaagaaggaagccAATGTATCTAAATTAACGGCCGACTTAGAACTGGAAATCGATAACCTTAAGAGGGCTGCAAATGAAGCCAAAGGCCAATCTTCTGGTCCTGTTATCACCAAAGAGGCAATAGAAAAGTTGAGACTAGATGTCGACAAAGAAATAACTAATGCTTTCATTTCTATGGGTCTGCAAGAGAAGCTAGAAACTCTCAAGATGGAGTTGTCGAAGGTGCAGTCTAAATCTGAAAGTCCGGCCCTTAATCCAGCATTGAAGGACAAGGCAGATAAACTTTTCCAagaatttaaactaaatttatccCGCCCGGGGTCCTTCCTCAGTTTAAAGCAGAAACTCGAAAAGCTTGCAGAGGTTAACAAGTTGGTGGAGCAAAGAGAGAAAGCCGAGAAACTAAGGAAGGAGATCAATGAGAAACTCGGAGGCCGGGTAAAAGAAAGGATGGAAATCTTAAAAATGGCACGGGAGAAAGTCGCGAAAGGAGAGAAGTTAAGTGAAGATCTTATAAAGGAGGTGGACAAGGTGAAGGAAGAACTCCAGGAAATGCTTAAATCGGTGAATTTGGAAGTCATCGGCTCAAGTAAGAAAAAAGCTCCATCAGCTCCGCCAGGCCTGGAGGAGAAGCTGGAGAAAGCTGATGAGGTAATAAAGATGGAAATAGACAAAGCTGTTGAGCTCGGAGGTTTAAAAGTTAAATTAGAGGAGTTGAAGGCTGAGGTTGCTCAAGGATCAAATAAGGAAAAGATTAATGAATTATCAAAGGAGATAAGAGAACAAATTGCCGCGGTGGTTGATCCTGCTGAACTTAAGAAGAAAATCGAGAGTGTGACCGGTTTATCACAGCCAGAAGCTACTGATACATTGCCGCGACAAGCTGGTATTGTTGCTGACTAA
- the LOC120271767 gene encoding 25.3 kDa vesicle transport protein: protein MVKLTLIGRLSDGLPLTQTPEYLNEDIESTSEYKDKGELVLVEVSRRGALESSGMTVLIDHHCFHCLISNSVCYLTLCDVQYPTKLAFHYLQDLRKEFEKVELKIVEAFSKPYAFKKFEYVVGSIRKQYVDTRTQANLSKMKSNRVQDLSIVTEDFSEFINRVQAPVVDMLRTESGDWNTKVFQEIALKWTPIVICFVAVFVVFWSSIVITEYRLIAT, encoded by the exons atggtTAAACTAACATTGATAGGGAGGTTGAGTGATGGGTTACCATTAACTCAAACACCAGAGTACCTAAATGAGGACATTGAATCCACATCAGAGTATAAGGATAAAGGTGAGCTTGTTCTTGTGGAGGTTTCAAGAAGAGGAGCTTTGGAAAGCTCAGGGATGACTGTCCTCATTGATCACCATTGTTTTCA TTGTTTGATTAGCAACAGTGTGTGTTATCTTACACTCTGTGATGTTCAATATCCAACAAAGTTggcttttcattatcttcaagACTTGAGAAAAGAGTTTGAGAAGGTGGAGTTAAAGATTGTGGAGGCTTTCTCTAAGCCATATGCATTCAAAAAATTTG AATATGTGGTTGGGAGTATAAGGAAACAATATGTTGATACAAGAACACAAGCAAATCtctcaaagatgaaatcaaacagAGTGCAAGATCTCAGTATAGTCACAGAGGATTTCTCTGAATTCATTAACAGAGTTCAAGCACCTGTTGTTGATATGCTTAGAACTGAATCCGGAGATTGGAATACAAAGGTTTTTCAGGAGATTGCTCTCAAATGGACACCCATTGTTATCTGTTTTGTAGCTGTCTTTGTTGTATTCTGGTCAAGCATTGTCATTACAGAGTATAGGCTGATTGCAACTTAA
- the LOC120271937 gene encoding LOW QUALITY PROTEIN: O-glucosyltransferase rumi homolog (The sequence of the model RefSeq protein was modified relative to this genomic sequence to represent the inferred CDS: deleted 1 base in 1 codon), translating to METSCLPCKNKAKINLALYSGWIVLLFFIIFFFCILYFTNSPLISKSTSSITNMATVTQQALTYPQTIIPFTCNNMTNLACSSSKIPIPPHTLPPSSSCPEYFRWIHEDLGPWALTGITQEAVMRARDRATFRLIILNGRVYFEKLKYIFQTRDVFTVWGILQLIRRYPGRVPDLDIMFNCEDPPMIKKADYIAVGSPIPPPLFRYCKDGTTLDIVFPDWSFWGWAEINIKSWERALKEIKEGNKRTKWVDREPYAFWKGNPTVAGTRVDLLRCNVSKDHEWNARVYVNDWFKEIRTNFKESNLEDQCTHRYKIYIEGGAWSVSEKFILACDSPTLFVNTRFDDFLSRALIPGTHYWPIRDNDKCRSIKFAVDWGNSHQKEAQEIGKKASKFMQEEMSMDNVYDYMLHLLIEYSKLLKYKPVVPEGAVEYCSESMACPSTGRHKINMMGSLVNTTHYKGPCSLPPPYDPGEFQQYKRMIASSRKQIEDLEEEAWKKH from the exons ATGGAGACTTCTTGTTTGCCAtgcaaaaataaagcaaagattAATTTGGCCCTCTACTCTGGATGgattgttcttcttttcttcatcatcttcttcttttgtattCTTTACTTCACTAACTCT CCACTTATCAGCAAATCCACTTCAAGTATAACAAACATGGCGACCGTAACTCAACAAGCACTCACATACCCACAAACCATCATCCCCTTCACTTGCAACAACATGACCAACTTGGCATGTTCTTCATCTAAAATACCAATACCACCCCACACACTCCCTCCATCATCTTCATGCCCTGAATACTTCCGTTGGATCCATGAAGACCTCGGTCCTTGGGCTCTAACTGGCATCACTCAAGAAGCCGTCATGCGTGCCCGGGACCGTGCCACATTCCGGCTCATCATCTTAAATGGCCGTGTATACTTTgaaaagttaaaatatatattccaAACTCGTGATGTCTTCACAGTGTGGGGCATTCTTCAGCTTATACGTCGTTATCCAGGCCGTGTCCCTGACCTTGATATCATGTTCAACTGCGAAGACCCTCCGATGATCAAGAAGGCGGACTATATTGCCGTCGGTTCACCGATTCCTCCACCGCTCTTTCG GTACTGCAAAGATGGCACAACATTGGACATAGTGTTTCCTGACTGGTCATTTTGGGGCTG GGCTGAGATCAATATAAAATCTTGGGAAAGAGCTttgaaagaaatcaaagaagggAATAAGAGAACCAAATGGGTTGATAGAGAACCATATGCTTTTTGGAAGGGTAATCCCACCGTCGCCGGAACTCGGGTAGATCTTCTCAGGTGCAATGTCTCTAAAGACCATGAATGGAATGCCAGGGTTTATGTGAATGACTGGTTCAAAGAGATTCGTACAAATTTCAAGGAATCAAACCTGGAAGACCAGTGCACTCACAg GTACAAAATATACATTGAAGGAGGAGCATGGTCAGTGAGTGAGAAATTTATACTCGCATGTGATTCACCGACG TTGTTTGTGAACACTCGTTTTGATGACTTTTTGTCAAGAGCTCTGATACCAGGAACACATTACTGGCCAATCAGGGACAATGACAAGTGTAGGTCTATCAAGTTTGCTGTGGACTGGGGAAATTCTCACCAAAAGGAG gCACAAGAAATTGGGAAGAAGGCAAGCAAGTTCATGCAAGAAGAAATGAGCATGGACAATGTATATGACTACATGTTACACTTGTTAATAGAATACTCAAAGCTGTTGAAATACAAGCCAGTTGTGCCTGAGGGTGCAGTTGAGTATTGCTCTGAGAGCATGGCTTGTCCTAGTACAGGAAGGCATAAGATAAACATGATGGGCTCATTGGTGAACACTACTCATTACAAGGGACCATGTAGTTTGCCTCCTCCTTATGATCCAGGGGAGTTTCAGCAGTATAAGAGGATGATTGCTAGCTCTAGAAAGCAAATAGAGGACTTGGAAGAGGAAGCATGGAAAAAACACTAa